The proteins below come from a single Arthrobacter crystallopoietes genomic window:
- a CDS encoding serine/threonine-protein kinase, with protein MSSKRPPAPPPAIEGYRYVSLLGSGGFSDVYLYEQDRPKRKVAVKVLVADLKTQGARRRFESEANLMAQLSTHPFIVTIYEADITGGGHSYLAMEYCSRPSLDVRYRSGPLGVDEVLSLGIQVASAVETAHRAGIAHRDIKPANILVTDYNRPALTDFGISSTTDSIDDDAGMSIPWSPPEAFQGEGADGIKIDIWALGATLYTLLAGRSPFVRPGGDNSQRELMNRIATSPMPPLRRADVPESLEQALATAMAKAPSSRFPTAHAFALALQRIQAELNLSVTPFEVLEEAHPGDEQPQDDGGEATRVRQVVSIDPDATTNSPTVLRPRFPEPTNKPDDRTVLRSTHSGTEPTTDWVPSPPARVENTAYDDGSATQPTVGFGDTHHDAGDTAVVPRSRKNLVGIIGGAAAVVVLAVAAVLVVTGPEPEAAESEPPVSQPPANAIEGLSGNVVPPEELAGKVDGDEAVFTWTNPDKRDGDLFIWTPVTALGKGEPQRTPDPGVSIPLAEKDRTCIEVVVLRANGKSSDPVRGCAD; from the coding sequence GTGAGTTCCAAGCGTCCTCCCGCACCACCCCCTGCAATTGAGGGCTACCGGTACGTCAGCCTGCTCGGTTCCGGCGGTTTCTCCGACGTCTACCTCTACGAACAGGACCGGCCTAAGCGCAAGGTCGCCGTCAAGGTCCTCGTCGCCGACCTGAAGACCCAAGGCGCGCGCCGCCGCTTCGAGTCCGAGGCGAACCTGATGGCGCAGCTGTCCACCCACCCGTTCATCGTGACCATTTACGAGGCGGACATCACCGGCGGCGGCCACTCCTACCTGGCCATGGAGTACTGCTCGCGCCCGAGCCTGGACGTGCGCTACCGCAGCGGCCCGCTCGGTGTAGATGAAGTGCTCTCGCTCGGCATCCAGGTGGCCTCCGCGGTGGAAACCGCCCACCGTGCCGGCATTGCGCACCGGGACATCAAGCCGGCCAACATTCTGGTGACGGACTACAACAGGCCCGCGCTGACCGACTTCGGCATCTCCAGCACCACCGACAGCATCGACGACGACGCCGGCATGTCCATCCCATGGTCCCCGCCCGAAGCCTTCCAGGGTGAGGGCGCCGACGGCATCAAGATCGACATTTGGGCACTCGGCGCCACACTCTACACCCTGTTGGCCGGCCGCTCGCCCTTCGTCCGGCCCGGCGGAGACAACTCGCAGCGCGAACTGATGAACCGCATCGCCACGTCACCGATGCCGCCGCTGCGCCGGGCCGACGTGCCCGAATCCCTTGAACAGGCTCTCGCGACGGCCATGGCCAAGGCACCGTCCTCCAGGTTCCCGACGGCCCACGCCTTCGCGCTGGCGCTGCAGCGGATCCAGGCGGAGCTGAACCTTTCGGTCACACCGTTCGAAGTGCTCGAGGAAGCCCACCCGGGGGATGAACAGCCGCAGGACGACGGCGGGGAAGCCACCCGGGTGCGCCAGGTGGTCTCGATCGATCCGGACGCGACGACCAATTCGCCCACGGTGCTCCGCCCACGCTTCCCCGAGCCCACTAACAAACCAGATGACCGGACGGTCCTGCGGTCTACGCACAGCGGCACGGAGCCGACTACCGACTGGGTTCCGTCGCCGCCGGCGCGCGTGGAAAACACTGCGTACGACGACGGATCCGCCACCCAGCCCACCGTCGGCTTTGGTGACACTCACCACGACGCCGGGGACACCGCCGTCGTGCCTCGAAGCCGGAAGAATCTGGTCGGGATTATCGGCGGAGCCGCCGCGGTGGTTGTCCTGGCCGTGGCTGCCGTGCTGGTGGTAACGGGGCCGGAACCGGAAGCGGCCGAATCGGAGCCGCCGGTCAGCCAGCCGCCGGCCAACGCCATCGAGGGCCTGTCCGGAAATGTGGTGCCGCCGGAAGAACTCGCGGGCAAAGTGGACGGGGACGAGGCCGTCTTCACCTGGACCAACCCTGACAAGCGCGACGGCGACCTGTTCATCTGGACGCCGGTAACCGCACTGGGCAAGGGTGAGCCACAGCGGACGCCGGATCCAGGCGTGAGCATCCCGCTGGCCGAGAAGGACCGGACGTGCATCGAGGTGGTGGTGCTGCGGGCCAACGGAAAGTCGTCGGACCCGGTCCGCGGCTGCGCCGACTAA
- the ligA gene encoding NAD-dependent DNA ligase LigA: MSKVEVQANEIPSDALRDEYEQLTEDVRRYRYAYYNEDAPLVSDAEFDQLYRRLEEIEALHPEMVANDSPTQEVGGEVSAAFTPVQHLQRMYSLEDVFSLDELQVWVSRASSSVEKLGRAQDLKWLTEVKIDGLAVNLLYRDGELVRAATRGDGHTGEDITHNALTLKDIPRRLKGKNLPAEVEVRGEVFIPSKAFLELNEKMVEAGKAPFANPRNAAAGSLRQKDPALTAQRPLSMFVHGIGAREGLSAGSQSETYALLKDWGLPTSPYFKVLDTYEEVLEFIQRFGDHRHDLLHEIDGIVIKVDDFGLQRGLGHTSRVPRWAVAYKYPPEEVHTKLLDIQVNVGRTGRVTPYGVMEPVKVAGSTVEMATLHNQDVVKAKGVLIGDTVVLRKAGDVIPEIVGPVVALRDGSEREFVMPTECPSCGTPLAPAKEGDVDIRCPNARSCPSQLRERVFHLAGRGAFDIEALGWEAAIALTQPAEPAQPPLTTEANVFDLTPEMLAEVKIARQKKSKGVATGEVELVPYFYTKGTPKKPSEPSANTRKLFTELEKAKSQPLWRVLVALSIRHVGPTASRALATAFGSMEAIRAASEEQLADVDGVGPIIARALIEWFEVDWHREIVDTWAKAGVRMADEVDESKPRTLEGLTIVVTGSLENFSRDEAKEAIISRGGKASGSVSKKTDYVVAGESAGSKLDKAEQLGLHVLDEEGFVKLLENGPDTVMAGTAETGAGYAGAAEPGPEGPGAD, from the coding sequence GTGAGCAAAGTGGAAGTGCAGGCCAATGAAATCCCCAGTGACGCCCTCCGGGACGAGTACGAGCAGCTGACCGAGGACGTCCGGCGCTACCGCTACGCGTACTACAACGAGGACGCCCCGCTGGTCTCCGACGCCGAGTTCGATCAGCTCTACCGCCGGTTGGAGGAGATCGAAGCGCTCCACCCGGAGATGGTGGCCAACGATTCGCCCACCCAGGAGGTCGGCGGCGAAGTGTCCGCGGCCTTCACCCCGGTTCAGCACTTGCAGCGGATGTACTCGCTGGAGGACGTGTTCTCCCTCGATGAGCTTCAGGTGTGGGTCAGCCGGGCATCGTCGTCGGTGGAAAAACTCGGCCGCGCGCAGGACCTGAAGTGGTTGACGGAGGTCAAGATCGACGGGTTGGCCGTCAACCTGCTCTACCGCGACGGGGAACTGGTCCGGGCCGCCACCCGCGGCGACGGCCACACCGGTGAGGACATCACCCACAACGCGCTGACCCTCAAGGACATCCCGCGCCGGCTCAAGGGCAAGAACCTGCCGGCCGAAGTGGAGGTCCGGGGCGAGGTCTTCATCCCCTCCAAGGCGTTCCTGGAGCTGAACGAGAAGATGGTGGAGGCAGGCAAGGCGCCCTTCGCCAACCCGCGCAATGCCGCCGCGGGATCCTTGCGGCAGAAGGATCCCGCCCTGACCGCGCAGCGGCCGTTGAGCATGTTTGTCCACGGCATCGGTGCCCGCGAGGGCCTGTCCGCGGGCAGCCAGTCGGAGACCTACGCGCTGCTGAAGGACTGGGGCCTGCCCACCAGCCCCTACTTCAAGGTGCTGGACACCTATGAGGAGGTGCTGGAGTTCATCCAGCGTTTCGGCGACCATCGCCATGATCTGCTGCACGAGATCGACGGCATTGTCATCAAGGTCGACGACTTCGGGCTGCAGCGGGGCCTGGGCCACACCTCGCGGGTCCCGCGCTGGGCCGTGGCCTACAAGTACCCGCCGGAGGAAGTGCACACCAAGCTGCTGGACATCCAGGTCAACGTGGGCCGCACCGGCCGGGTTACGCCGTACGGGGTGATGGAGCCGGTGAAGGTGGCCGGTTCCACCGTCGAGATGGCCACCCTGCACAACCAGGACGTGGTGAAAGCCAAGGGCGTGCTGATCGGGGACACCGTGGTGCTGCGCAAGGCCGGAGACGTGATTCCGGAAATCGTGGGACCCGTGGTGGCGCTGCGGGACGGCTCCGAACGCGAATTCGTGATGCCCACCGAGTGCCCGTCCTGCGGTACCCCGCTGGCGCCGGCCAAAGAGGGCGACGTCGACATCCGCTGCCCCAACGCCCGGTCCTGCCCGTCGCAGCTGCGTGAACGGGTCTTCCATCTGGCCGGGCGCGGCGCGTTCGATATCGAGGCGCTCGGGTGGGAAGCGGCGATCGCCCTCACCCAGCCGGCCGAACCGGCGCAGCCGCCGCTGACCACCGAGGCCAACGTCTTCGACCTCACTCCGGAGATGCTGGCGGAGGTGAAGATCGCCCGCCAGAAGAAGTCCAAGGGCGTGGCCACCGGCGAGGTGGAACTGGTGCCCTACTTCTACACGAAGGGAACGCCCAAGAAGCCCTCGGAGCCGAGCGCCAATACGCGCAAGCTTTTCACCGAGCTGGAGAAGGCCAAGAGCCAGCCACTCTGGCGGGTCCTCGTCGCCTTGTCCATCCGGCACGTGGGGCCCACTGCCTCCCGCGCGCTGGCGACGGCTTTCGGATCCATGGAAGCCATCAGGGCGGCATCGGAAGAGCAGCTGGCGGACGTCGATGGCGTCGGACCGATCATCGCCCGCGCCCTCATCGAATGGTTCGAGGTGGACTGGCACCGCGAAATCGTGGACACCTGGGCCAAGGCCGGCGTGCGGATGGCGGACGAGGTGGATGAGAGCAAGCCCCGGACGCTGGAGGGGCTGACCATCGTGGTGACCGGCTCGCTGGAGAACTTCAGCCGGGACGAGGCCAAGGAAGCCATTATCAGCCGCGGCGGCAAGGCCTCCGGCTCCGTGTCGAAAAAGACGGACTACGTGGTCGCGGGGGAGAGCGCCGGGTCCAAGCTGGACAAGGCCGAGCAACTGGGCCTGCACGTGCTGGACGAGGAAGGCTTCGTCAAACTGCTGGAAAACGGTCCGGATACGGTTATGGCCGGCACGGCAGAAACCGGCGCAGGGTATGCCGGCGCTGCCGAGCCCGGTCCGGAAGGTCCCGGCGCAGACTGA
- a CDS encoding DUF2087 domain-containing protein, with translation MDRDGQPGTPVSWQAIMAALASSRLRELYAAFVLGQQPALSAQERQKLVDCSLLNDDGGRLVVNEQAFKAALAAARRPEPEGAERFLLAGRIEGLPKRATDRLKLFEFLIPQIIGPDATLTEKQLNAKLAAFTDDVPLLRRALVDYGYLDRERDGSAYRRAR, from the coding sequence ATGGATCGTGACGGTCAGCCGGGTACGCCGGTCAGCTGGCAGGCCATCATGGCCGCGCTGGCCAGTTCGAGGCTGCGGGAGCTCTATGCCGCCTTCGTCCTGGGCCAGCAGCCTGCCCTATCGGCCCAGGAACGCCAAAAACTGGTGGACTGTTCCTTGCTGAACGACGACGGCGGACGGCTCGTGGTGAACGAGCAGGCCTTCAAGGCAGCGCTGGCCGCTGCCCGCCGTCCCGAGCCCGAAGGCGCCGAACGCTTCCTCCTGGCGGGCCGGATCGAGGGGCTGCCCAAACGGGCGACGGACCGCCTGAAACTGTTCGAGTTCCTGATCCCGCAGATCATCGGTCCTGATGCGACGCTGACGGAGAAGCAGCTGAATGCGAAGCTCGCCGCTTTCACCGACGACGTGCCCCTGCTCCGGCGCGCCCTTGTGGACTACGGTTACCTGGACCGGGAGCGGGACGGCAGCGCCTACCGCCGGGCCCGCTGA
- a CDS encoding GNAT family N-acetyltransferase: MSITIRPATEADYDDVARITREAYVHGGHIAEGDGYLEMLGDVAHRARLAIVWVAELDGKVAGSVALTFEGQEYSDIARAGELEFRMLAVDPSIQRAGIGRALVEAVVDYARTLEGIHSVSLTSIDNMTNAHRLYESLGFERIRERDWKVPHEDIGLFVFVKRLES, encoded by the coding sequence ATGAGCATTACCATCCGCCCGGCCACCGAAGCCGATTACGACGACGTTGCCCGGATCACGCGGGAGGCCTACGTCCACGGCGGTCACATCGCCGAGGGCGACGGCTACCTGGAGATGCTCGGTGATGTTGCCCACCGCGCCCGGCTCGCCATTGTCTGGGTCGCCGAGCTGGATGGCAAGGTGGCAGGTTCCGTGGCGCTGACGTTCGAGGGGCAGGAGTACTCGGACATTGCGCGTGCCGGGGAGCTGGAGTTCCGCATGCTGGCGGTGGATCCGTCGATCCAGCGTGCCGGGATCGGCCGGGCCCTGGTAGAGGCCGTTGTTGATTACGCCCGCACCCTGGAAGGCATCCACTCGGTCAGCCTCACCAGTATCGACAACATGACCAACGCGCACCGGCTGTACGAATCGCTGGGCTTCGAGCGGATCCGCGAGCGGGACTGGAAGGTGCCGCACGAGGACATCGGGCTGTTCGTGTTCGTCAAGAGACTGGAATCCTGA
- the gatC gene encoding Asp-tRNA(Asn)/Glu-tRNA(Gln) amidotransferase subunit GatC → MSEINREAVAHLARLAHIEMTAGELDKMAGELDVIVDSIKSVQEAAGPEVPATSHPIPLANVFREDVVGETLTQEQALSGAPDSADGRFKVPAILDEE, encoded by the coding sequence ATGTCTGAGATCAATCGTGAGGCCGTGGCGCATCTGGCGCGGCTGGCCCACATTGAGATGACCGCAGGAGAGCTGGACAAGATGGCCGGCGAACTCGACGTCATCGTTGACTCGATCAAATCCGTCCAGGAAGCGGCCGGCCCCGAGGTGCCCGCCACTTCGCACCCCATCCCGCTGGCCAACGTGTTCCGTGAGGACGTTGTCGGCGAGACCCTGACCCAGGAGCAAGCGCTCTCCGGTGCACCGGATTCGGCCGACGGCCGCTTCAAGGTCCCCGCCATTCTGGACGAGGAGTAA
- the gatA gene encoding Asp-tRNA(Asn)/Glu-tRNA(Gln) amidotransferase subunit GatA: MSELTRHSAARLAEMLAAKEVTSVEVTQAHLDRIAEVDGNINAFLHVNTEEALAVAADVDKARAAGEDLPALAGVPIAIKDLIVTVGQPTTAGSKMLEGWMSPYDATVIKKIRAARMPMLGKTNLDEFAMGSSTEHSAYGPTRNPWDLSRIPGGSGGGSAAAVAAFEAPLALGTDTGGSIRQPAAVTGSVGVKPTYGGVSRYGAIAMASSLDQIGPVSRTVLDSALLHEVIGGHDPHDSTSLTDPVGALVEAAKTGNVAGMKVGVIKELQGEGYDEGVLSRFHESLDLLREAGAEIVEVSCPNFKYALGAYYLIMPSEASSNLAKYDGVRFGHRVLPAESPLTIERVMGATRAAGFGDEVKRRIILGTYALSAGYYDAYYGSAQKVRTLIQRDFDAAFAQADVLISPTSPVPAFKLGEKLNDPLAMYLNDVATIPANLAGIPGISIPGGLADGLPVGIQFLAPAREDARLYRAGHVLETLLEEKWGGPLLSQAPDLRQFSGAETTSGAK; this comes from the coding sequence ATGAGTGAACTGACCCGACACAGCGCTGCCCGGCTGGCGGAAATGCTGGCCGCCAAGGAAGTCACCTCCGTGGAGGTCACCCAGGCGCACCTGGACCGCATCGCCGAGGTGGACGGCAATATCAATGCCTTCCTGCACGTCAACACCGAGGAAGCGCTGGCCGTCGCCGCGGATGTGGACAAGGCACGCGCCGCCGGCGAGGACCTGCCGGCGCTGGCCGGTGTGCCCATTGCCATCAAGGACCTGATAGTCACCGTCGGCCAGCCCACTACGGCCGGCTCGAAGATGCTCGAAGGCTGGATGAGCCCGTACGACGCCACGGTCATCAAGAAGATCCGGGCGGCCCGCATGCCGATGCTGGGCAAGACCAACCTGGACGAGTTCGCGATGGGTTCCTCCACCGAGCACTCCGCCTACGGCCCCACCCGCAACCCGTGGGACCTGAGCCGGATTCCCGGCGGCTCCGGCGGTGGCTCCGCGGCCGCCGTCGCCGCGTTCGAGGCCCCGCTCGCGCTGGGCACGGACACCGGCGGCTCCATCCGCCAGCCCGCAGCCGTCACCGGTTCGGTGGGCGTGAAGCCGACCTACGGCGGGGTTTCCCGCTACGGCGCCATCGCGATGGCCTCGTCGCTGGACCAGATCGGCCCTGTCTCGCGCACGGTGCTGGACTCGGCGCTGCTGCACGAGGTCATCGGCGGCCACGACCCGCATGATTCCACCTCGCTGACCGATCCGGTGGGCGCGCTGGTCGAGGCCGCGAAGACCGGAAACGTTGCCGGCATGAAGGTCGGCGTCATTAAAGAGTTGCAGGGCGAGGGTTACGACGAAGGCGTGCTGTCACGTTTCCACGAGTCGCTGGACCTGCTGCGCGAGGCCGGCGCCGAGATCGTCGAGGTTTCCTGCCCGAACTTCAAGTACGCCCTGGGCGCGTACTACCTGATCATGCCCTCGGAAGCATCCTCCAACCTGGCAAAGTACGACGGCGTCCGGTTCGGTCACCGGGTACTGCCGGCCGAGAGCCCGCTCACCATCGAGCGCGTCATGGGCGCCACCCGCGCCGCCGGCTTCGGCGACGAGGTCAAGCGCCGCATCATCCTGGGCACTTACGCCTTGTCCGCCGGCTACTACGACGCCTACTACGGCTCGGCGCAGAAGGTCCGCACCCTGATCCAGCGGGACTTCGACGCAGCGTTCGCCCAGGCCGACGTGCTGATCTCCCCGACCTCCCCGGTCCCGGCCTTCAAGCTGGGGGAGAAGCTGAACGATCCGCTGGCCATGTACCTGAACGACGTTGCCACCATTCCGGCTAACCTGGCCGGCATCCCGGGCATCTCGATTCCGGGCGGCCTGGCCGACGGCCTGCCGGTGGGCATCCAGTTCCTGGCCCCCGCCCGCGAGGACGCCCGCCTGTACCGCGCCGGCCACGTGCTGGAAACCTTGCTTGAGGAAAAGTGGGGCGGCCCGCTGCTGTCCCAGGCCCCCGACCTTCGCCAGTTCAGCGGCGCCGAAACCACTTCAGGAGCCAAATAA
- the gatB gene encoding Asp-tRNA(Asn)/Glu-tRNA(Gln) amidotransferase subunit GatB has protein sequence MSAVTEEILSFEEAMEKYDPVLGFEVHVELNTKTKMFSSAPNVFGDEPNTAVTPVDLGLPGVLPAVNKAAVESSIKIGLALGCKIAPSCTFARKQYFYPDTPKNFQTSQYEDPIAFDGSIDIELEDGTVFTVEIERAHMEEDAGKLTHMGGATGRIQGADFSLVDYNRAGVPLVEIVTKPIEGAGSRAPELAKAYVAAIREIVKNLGVSDAKMERGNVRCDANVSLRPHGQEKFGTRSETKNVNSLRAVERAVRFEIQRHAAVLDSGEKVVQETRHWHEDTRSTTSGRPKSDADDYRYFPEPDLLPVVTTEEWIEELRAQLPEPPAERRKRLKTDWGYSDAEFRDVVNAGVMDAIEETIAAGASAAVARKWWMGEVSRRAKEAEVDPVDVGVTPELIVELDKLVQAGKINDKLSRQVLDGVLAGEGTPEAVIEKRGLAVVSDDGPLLEAIDAALAAQPDVAEKIRGGKVQAAGAIVGGVMKATRGQADAGRVRELIFERLGVQG, from the coding sequence ATGTCTGCTGTCACGGAAGAGATCCTGTCCTTCGAAGAGGCCATGGAGAAGTACGATCCGGTGCTCGGTTTCGAGGTCCACGTGGAGCTCAACACCAAGACCAAGATGTTCTCTTCGGCACCCAACGTGTTCGGTGATGAGCCCAACACCGCCGTCACCCCGGTGGACCTTGGTCTGCCCGGTGTGCTGCCGGCGGTCAACAAGGCTGCCGTGGAGTCCTCCATCAAGATCGGACTGGCCCTGGGCTGCAAGATCGCCCCGTCCTGCACTTTCGCCCGGAAGCAGTACTTCTACCCGGACACGCCCAAGAACTTCCAGACCTCGCAGTATGAGGATCCGATCGCCTTCGACGGTTCCATCGACATCGAGCTCGAAGACGGCACCGTCTTCACGGTGGAGATCGAGCGCGCCCACATGGAGGAGGACGCCGGCAAGCTGACCCATATGGGCGGCGCCACCGGACGCATCCAGGGCGCGGATTTCTCCCTGGTGGACTACAACCGCGCCGGCGTGCCGCTGGTGGAAATCGTGACCAAGCCGATCGAGGGTGCCGGCTCCCGGGCCCCCGAACTGGCCAAGGCCTACGTGGCAGCCATCCGCGAGATCGTCAAGAACCTGGGCGTTTCCGACGCCAAGATGGAACGCGGCAATGTGCGCTGTGACGCCAACGTCTCGCTCCGCCCGCACGGACAGGAAAAGTTCGGCACGCGTTCGGAGACCAAGAACGTGAACTCGCTGCGCGCCGTCGAACGTGCCGTGCGCTTCGAGATCCAGCGCCACGCTGCGGTGCTGGACTCCGGCGAGAAGGTTGTCCAGGAGACCCGCCACTGGCACGAGGACACCCGGTCCACCACTTCGGGCCGGCCCAAGTCCGACGCCGATGACTACCGGTACTTCCCGGAGCCGGATCTGCTGCCGGTGGTGACCACCGAGGAGTGGATCGAGGAACTGCGCGCCCAGCTGCCCGAGCCGCCGGCCGAGCGCCGCAAGCGCCTCAAGACGGACTGGGGCTATTCGGACGCGGAGTTCCGCGACGTGGTCAACGCCGGCGTTATGGATGCCATCGAAGAGACCATCGCCGCCGGTGCGTCCGCCGCCGTGGCCCGCAAGTGGTGGATGGGCGAGGTCTCGCGCCGCGCCAAGGAAGCCGAAGTGGATCCCGTGGACGTCGGCGTCACACCCGAGCTGATCGTGGAATTGGACAAGCTGGTCCAGGCCGGCAAGATTAATGACAAGCTCTCCCGCCAGGTGCTCGACGGCGTTCTCGCCGGCGAGGGCACACCGGAAGCGGTCATCGAGAAGCGCGGCCTGGCCGTGGTGTCCGACGACGGCCCGCTGCTCGAGGCGATCGACGCCGCCCTCGCCGCCCAGCCGGATGTCGCGGAGAAGATCCGCGGCGGCAAGGTGCAGGCCGCCGGCGCGATTGTCGGCGGTGTCATGAAGGCCACCCGCGGCCAGGCCGACGCCGGCCGCGTGCGCGAGCTGATCTTCGAACGCCTCGGCGTCCAGGGCTAG
- a CDS encoding glycosyltransferase family 4 protein — MRIGIVAPPWIAVPPCGYGGIEAVIDTLAREFVSAGHEVSLVAAEDSDCPVPKVCGLPARQISALGAAVDELTHVVLAHEALDGVDIIHDHTLAGPLSRHRPPGVPLVTTAHGPLTGSFRTVYRAIAAHTPLIAISRHQAVSAPEVSVRQVIHHGIDASTVPLGGGDGGYACFLGRMHPDKGPLQAIEIAREADVPLRIAARVMENEERDFFDAAIRPQLKPPIEFLGELTAPEKYELLGSSIALLNPIQWPEPFGMVMIEAMATGTPVIATLRGSAPEIIEDGVTGFLRRGNHQLAVALQQAAALDRRRCRQVTETYFSAARMAEEHLRFFTDVVAQGARRRSSSPIVVA, encoded by the coding sequence ATGCGCATTGGTATCGTCGCCCCACCATGGATCGCTGTCCCGCCGTGCGGCTACGGGGGCATCGAGGCCGTCATCGATACCCTGGCCCGGGAGTTCGTGTCCGCCGGCCACGAGGTCAGTCTGGTGGCCGCCGAAGACAGCGACTGCCCGGTACCGAAAGTGTGCGGACTGCCCGCGCGGCAGATCAGTGCTTTAGGGGCCGCCGTGGACGAACTGACCCATGTGGTCCTGGCCCATGAGGCGCTGGACGGCGTCGACATCATTCACGACCATACGCTCGCCGGGCCTTTGTCGCGCCACCGTCCGCCGGGTGTCCCGCTGGTCACCACCGCCCACGGCCCCCTGACGGGCTCGTTCCGCACTGTCTACCGCGCCATCGCGGCCCATACGCCGTTGATTGCCATTTCCCGGCATCAGGCGGTCTCCGCTCCTGAAGTTTCGGTCCGTCAGGTCATCCATCACGGCATCGACGCATCGACGGTTCCGTTGGGCGGCGGCGACGGCGGCTATGCCTGCTTCCTGGGCAGGATGCATCCGGACAAAGGCCCTCTGCAAGCGATCGAGATAGCCCGCGAAGCCGACGTCCCGCTGCGCATCGCCGCACGGGTGATGGAAAACGAAGAGCGCGACTTTTTCGACGCGGCCATCCGCCCCCAACTGAAGCCGCCCATCGAATTTCTGGGCGAGCTGACGGCGCCGGAGAAGTATGAGCTGCTGGGCAGTTCGATCGCCCTGCTGAACCCCATCCAATGGCCCGAGCCATTCGGCATGGTCATGATCGAAGCCATGGCAACAGGTACGCCGGTCATCGCCACGCTGCGGGGCTCCGCCCCGGAAATAATCGAGGACGGCGTGACCGGTTTCCTGCGCCGCGGAAACCACCAGCTCGCCGTGGCGCTCCAGCAGGCGGCCGCCCTGGACAGGCGCCGGTGCCGTCAGGTGACCGAGACCTACTTCAGCGCGGCACGCATGGCCGAGGAACATCTGCGGTTCTTCACCGACGTCGTCGCGCAAGGCGCGCGGCGCCGCTCCAGCAGTCCCATCGTGGTCGCCTGA